In Thauera sp. JM12B12, one DNA window encodes the following:
- a CDS encoding cytochrome c, translated as MPRPTLSVRLALLSLSALTLAACSSEIPDTHPEQPVTKRQQAFKAMLRSFEPMGTMLKDRRYDPDAFARLANELASLRERPWSHFGPDTNYPPTKALPAVWEKPADFEQRRTSFIEASDRLIAAATARNEADARSAYAEVQDSCKACHRDFRR; from the coding sequence ATGCCCCGCCCGACCCTGTCCGTCCGCCTTGCCCTTCTTTCCTTGTCCGCCCTTACGCTGGCCGCATGCTCGAGCGAGATTCCCGACACCCATCCCGAGCAACCGGTGACCAAGCGCCAGCAGGCCTTCAAGGCGATGCTGCGCAGCTTCGAGCCGATGGGAACGATGCTCAAGGACCGTCGCTACGACCCCGACGCCTTCGCGCGCCTGGCGAATGAGCTTGCCAGCCTGCGCGAACGACCCTGGTCGCATTTCGGCCCCGATACCAACTACCCGCCCACCAAGGCCCTCCCTGCCGTTTGGGAGAAACCGGCCGATTTCGAGCAGCGCCGCACATCCTTCATCGAAGCCAGTGACCGGCTGATCGCCGCCGCCACTGCGCGCAACGAAGCAGACGCCCGCAGCGCCTACGCCGAGGTCCAGGACAGCTGCAAGGCCTGCCACCGCGATTTCCGCAGATAA
- a CDS encoding peroxiredoxin: MENAAQFSFPRLNEPAPAFNVRTTHGERSLADYRGKWLILFSHPADFTPVCTTEFIGFANAAPKFAEMNCELLGLSIDSLFSHLAWTRNIKEKFGVDIPFPIIEDIKMDVARAYGMVHPGAADTQAVRATFFIDPNGVLRAMVYYPMSNGRSIDEFVRLLQALQASDEHGVATPENWCPGKDVIVSPPKTTEAADKRATEGYNTVDWYFSTRSL; encoded by the coding sequence ATGGAAAACGCAGCCCAATTCAGCTTCCCCCGCCTCAATGAGCCAGCCCCCGCCTTCAACGTCCGGACCACCCACGGCGAGCGCTCGCTTGCGGACTATCGCGGCAAGTGGTTGATCCTGTTCTCCCACCCAGCCGACTTTACCCCGGTGTGCACCACCGAGTTCATCGGCTTTGCCAACGCGGCGCCCAAGTTCGCCGAGATGAATTGCGAGCTGCTGGGCCTGTCGATCGACAGCCTTTTCTCGCACCTGGCCTGGACACGCAACATCAAGGAGAAATTCGGCGTCGACATCCCGTTCCCGATCATCGAGGACATCAAGATGGACGTCGCCCGCGCCTACGGCATGGTCCATCCCGGCGCCGCCGACACCCAGGCCGTGCGCGCAACCTTCTTCATCGACCCGAATGGCGTCCTGCGCGCCATGGTGTATTACCCGATGAGCAATGGTCGCAGCATCGACGAGTTCGTCCGCCTGCTGCAGGCGCTGCAGGCCTCGGACGAGCATGGCGTGGCCACGCCCGAGAACTGGTGCCCGGGCAAAGACGTGATCGTTTCCCCGCCCAAGACCACCGAGGCGGCCGACAAGCGCGCCACCGAGGGCTACAACACGGTCGACTGGTACTTCTCCACCAGGTCGCTGTAA
- a CDS encoding PEP/pyruvate-binding domain-containing protein, whose translation MNPTPIPRARGFAPTTGLPGLDAVLSGVAPGDNIVWQIQSLADYGALVRPYAAAALARGDRLIYFRFASHATLLPEDGGAEIHRPRPEDGFDAFVDQVHSVIEAAGPQALYVFDCLSELADAWQSDRMLGNFFRLTCPRLFDLDTVTYFGVLRNRHAHAGMDMITETTQYLLDVFRCRDRLYVKPIKVQHRSAAAMNLIHAWEAGDRFRPVADSGTVAEILAGSGWPGLEDEQIRSHWQQLFDAARTVSALRRAGAPDTAAEASWFARLARLLFPEEAGLQRLLERYLTLDDLLEVRARMIGIGTIGGKAAGMLVARAVLRRDASGLHARLEAHDSFYVGSEVFDTFFVRNGLWWIRRRQRDPAGFLQGLDGDDGARARILRGSFPDSTVRQFEAMLDYFGEWPFIVRSSSRLEDRYGNAFAGQYDSVFCVNQGPREKRLADLLDAVRQVYASTLSEQALRYRQRRGLLDEHEQMALLIMRVSGTAGGRYFHPHAAGVGLSVNPYPWNPRIDMRAGVVRLVAGLGTRAVDRADDDYTRLIALNAPELRPETNFGAIARHAQRRMDTLDLTRNEVVTGPFAELVRGQADFPEALFTTREGPDRPAFLTFDGLIARTDFVADLRLLLARLHDAYAHAVEIEFALNFVPDGGYRINLLQCRPMQVRSVEGVAEVVPPADATRLLSARGAVIGPGRVIRPERVVYVRPAAYGALNQARRLAVTRVLGRLNALAGGRCVLMLGPGRWGSKDPFLGIPVLFSEINHVAALCEIVAMHDTLVPDVSLGTHFLNELIEADLLYFALFPRLAGNEIDEDAILRWPNRLGELLPGDAEWADVVHVADPARGVLTLYADAAGQRLAVTIAGAGDDAAGAGDDAA comes from the coding sequence ATGAACCCGACGCCCATCCCCCGCGCGCGCGGCTTCGCGCCCACCACCGGCCTGCCAGGACTCGACGCCGTGCTCTCCGGCGTCGCGCCGGGCGACAACATCGTCTGGCAGATCCAGTCGCTCGCCGACTATGGCGCGCTGGTGCGTCCGTATGCAGCCGCGGCGCTGGCGCGCGGCGACCGGCTGATCTACTTCCGCTTCGCCAGCCATGCGACGCTGCTCCCCGAGGACGGCGGGGCCGAGATCCACCGCCCCCGCCCGGAGGATGGTTTCGACGCCTTCGTGGATCAGGTGCACTCGGTCATCGAGGCCGCAGGCCCGCAGGCGCTCTACGTGTTCGACTGCCTGTCCGAGTTGGCCGACGCCTGGCAGTCCGACCGCATGCTCGGCAACTTCTTTCGCCTGACCTGCCCGCGGCTCTTCGATCTGGATACGGTGACCTACTTCGGTGTGTTGCGGAACCGGCATGCGCACGCCGGGATGGACATGATCACCGAGACCACGCAGTACCTGCTGGACGTGTTCCGCTGCCGTGACCGGCTCTACGTCAAGCCGATAAAGGTGCAGCACCGGTCGGCCGCGGCCATGAACCTGATCCACGCCTGGGAGGCGGGCGACCGCTTCCGCCCGGTGGCCGACAGCGGCACGGTGGCCGAGATCCTGGCGGGCTCGGGCTGGCCCGGGCTCGAGGACGAGCAGATCCGCAGTCACTGGCAGCAGCTCTTCGACGCAGCGCGCACGGTGTCCGCCCTGCGTCGGGCCGGGGCGCCCGACACGGCCGCCGAGGCCAGCTGGTTCGCCCGCTTGGCCCGCCTGCTGTTTCCGGAGGAGGCCGGTCTCCAGCGTCTGCTCGAGCGCTACCTCACGCTCGACGATCTGCTCGAAGTGCGGGCGCGCATGATCGGCATCGGTACCATCGGTGGCAAGGCGGCGGGCATGCTGGTGGCGCGCGCGGTCCTGCGCCGCGATGCGTCCGGGCTGCATGCTCGGCTCGAGGCGCACGACTCCTTCTATGTCGGCAGCGAGGTGTTCGACACCTTCTTTGTGCGCAACGGGTTGTGGTGGATCCGGCGGCGTCAGCGCGATCCGGCGGGCTTCCTGCAGGGGCTGGACGGGGACGATGGCGCGCGCGCGCGCATCCTGCGCGGTAGCTTCCCCGATTCGACGGTGCGCCAGTTCGAGGCCATGCTCGACTACTTCGGCGAATGGCCCTTCATCGTGCGCTCCAGTTCCCGGCTCGAAGACCGCTATGGCAATGCCTTCGCCGGGCAGTACGACAGCGTGTTCTGCGTGAACCAGGGCCCGCGCGAGAAGCGGCTCGCCGACCTGCTCGATGCGGTGCGCCAGGTCTATGCGAGCACGCTCTCGGAGCAGGCGCTGCGCTACCGCCAGCGACGCGGCCTGCTCGACGAGCACGAGCAGATGGCGCTGTTGATCATGCGCGTGTCGGGTACCGCGGGCGGGCGCTATTTCCACCCGCACGCGGCCGGCGTGGGGCTCTCGGTCAATCCCTATCCGTGGAATCCGCGCATCGACATGAGGGCCGGCGTCGTGCGCCTGGTGGCGGGTCTCGGTACGCGGGCGGTGGACCGCGCCGACGACGATTACACCCGGCTCATCGCGCTCAACGCGCCGGAGTTGCGACCCGAGACGAACTTCGGCGCGATCGCCCGCCACGCCCAGCGCCGCATGGATACGCTCGATCTCACGCGCAACGAGGTGGTCACCGGCCCCTTCGCGGAGCTGGTGCGCGGCCAGGCGGATTTTCCCGAGGCGCTGTTTACCACGCGGGAAGGTCCGGACCGTCCCGCCTTCCTCACCTTCGACGGACTGATCGCGCGCACGGACTTCGTAGCCGACCTGCGCCTCCTGCTCGCCCGCCTGCACGACGCCTATGCGCATGCGGTCGAGATCGAGTTTGCGCTCAACTTCGTGCCGGACGGTGGCTATCGCATCAACCTGCTGCAGTGCCGGCCGATGCAGGTGCGCAGCGTCGAGGGGGTGGCCGAAGTCGTGCCGCCGGCGGATGCGACGAGGCTGCTCAGCGCGCGCGGTGCGGTGATCGGGCCGGGGCGCGTGATCCGGCCCGAACGCGTCGTATATGTTCGACCGGCGGCCTATGGCGCGCTCAATCAGGCGCGCCGGCTCGCGGTAACGCGGGTCCTCGGGCGCCTCAATGCGCTCGCCGGGGGGCGCTGCGTGCTGATGCTCGGCCCCGGGCGTTGGGGATCCAAGGATCCGTTCCTCGGCATTCCGGTGCTGTTCTCCGAGATCAACCACGTGGCGGCGCTGTGCGAGATCGTCGCGATGCACGACACATTGGTCCCGGACGTTTCCCTCGGCACGCATTTCCTCAACGAGCTGATCGAGGCCGATCTGCTCTACTTCGCCCTCTTTCCCAGGTTGGCCGGCAACGAGATCGATGAAGACGCCATCCTGCGCTGGCCGAACCGCCTGGGCGAGCTCCTCCCGGGCGATGCCGAATGGGCAGACGTGGTTCACGTCGCCGATCCCGCGCGGGGCGTGCTCACGCTCTATGCCGATGCCGCGGGGCAGCGGCTGGCGGTGACGATTGCGGGCGCGGGAGATGATGCAGCGGGTGCGGGAGATGACGCGGCTTGA
- a CDS encoding MBL fold metallo-hydrolase: MYFHPLHSADSSQIGYLLADLDEQEAVVIDPPPRETELVLALLTERSLRLCHVLRTHVHLVDAADCSPLCDRSSAQLVVGEAAALPSGCQADVLRAAHGTRLVFGNEVVRVLSTPGHTPGCLSYLWRDRLFCGDAFDVGSCSAGDGEADPGMLFDTLTRRLFTLPEQTLVFPAHPLHGRHVATLGELRARYAPRLKHSRDGFISDVIQRRERLPGRGLRA, encoded by the coding sequence ATGTATTTCCATCCGCTCCATAGCGCCGACTCGAGCCAGATCGGCTACCTGCTCGCCGACCTCGATGAACAGGAGGCGGTCGTCATCGATCCGCCACCGCGCGAGACCGAACTCGTCCTCGCCCTGCTCACCGAACGCAGCCTGCGCCTGTGCCATGTGCTGCGCACGCACGTACATCTCGTCGATGCTGCGGACTGCAGCCCGCTGTGTGACCGCAGCAGCGCGCAGCTCGTGGTCGGCGAAGCGGCCGCCCTGCCAAGCGGATGCCAGGCCGACGTGCTGCGCGCTGCGCACGGCACCCGGCTCGTCTTCGGCAACGAGGTGGTGCGCGTGCTGAGCACACCGGGCCATACGCCGGGCTGCCTCAGCTATCTCTGGCGCGACCGCCTGTTCTGCGGCGACGCTTTCGACGTCGGCAGCTGCAGCGCGGGTGACGGCGAGGCCGACCCCGGCATGCTGTTCGACACGCTCACGCGACGCCTCTTCACCTTGCCCGAGCAAACGCTCGTATTTCCGGCACACCCGCTCCACGGACGCCATGTGGCCACGCTCGGCGAACTGCGCGCGCGTTACGCACCGCGCCTGAAGCACAGCCGGGACGGATTCATCAGCGACGTGATCCAGCGCCGCGAGCGCCTGCCCGGCCGCGGGCTCAGGGCTTGA
- the pgi gene encoding glucose-6-phosphate isomerase, whose protein sequence is MHDLLQSSAWPALKARRDALLGTDLRTLFRTDPERARRMQASACGITLDYSKNLLCAESLALLLRLAAEADLPARTAALFAGAHLNATEDRAVLHMALRAPPGREWMVDGVDIAAEVHAVRRRMRAFAERLRDGTWLGHGGNPITDVVNIGIGGSDLGPAMVCEALRDQAHPRLRMHFVSNVDGVQIGDVLRGCRPETTLFIVASKTFTTQETLANARAARAWLIHHAGSAEAVARHFVAVSTSAAAVAAFGIDPANMFGFWDWVGGRFSLWSAIGLPIMVAIGPERFDALLAGAHAMDEHFRSAPLAANLPVLMALCGIWNVNFLELPSQLIAPYHQRLHRLPAYLQQLDMESNGKSVRLDGSAVPCPTSPILWGEQGINGQHAYFQLLHQGTQKVAVDFIGVLEPGRADEGLHRIAFANLVAQAEALMRGRTAAEAEGEMRAAGLPEERIRELLPHRVFGGNRPSNVLLLERLDPRTLGALIAAYEHRTFVQGAIWGVNSFDQWGVELGKQLAARVLDELDPATPAVASEAHDGSTRGLIERYRAQLAC, encoded by the coding sequence ATGCACGACCTCCTGCAATCGTCCGCCTGGCCTGCGCTTAAGGCCCGGCGCGACGCCCTCCTCGGCACCGACCTGCGCACCCTGTTCCGTACCGACCCCGAGCGAGCCCGCCGCATGCAGGCGAGTGCCTGCGGCATCACCCTCGACTACTCCAAGAACCTGCTGTGCGCCGAGTCGCTGGCATTGCTGTTGAGGCTGGCGGCCGAGGCGGATCTGCCCGCGCGCACCGCCGCCCTGTTCGCCGGCGCGCACCTGAACGCCACCGAGGACCGCGCCGTGTTGCACATGGCCCTGCGCGCTCCGCCGGGACGCGAATGGATGGTCGATGGGGTGGACATCGCCGCCGAGGTGCACGCGGTGCGCCGGCGCATGCGCGCATTCGCCGAGCGCTTGCGGGACGGGACCTGGCTCGGTCATGGCGGCAATCCGATCACCGACGTGGTCAATATCGGCATCGGCGGCTCGGACCTCGGGCCGGCCATGGTGTGCGAGGCGCTGCGCGACCAGGCCCACCCACGGCTGCGCATGCATTTCGTCTCCAACGTCGATGGCGTCCAGATTGGAGACGTGCTGCGCGGCTGTCGCCCCGAGACCACGCTCTTCATCGTCGCATCGAAGACCTTCACCACCCAGGAAACGCTGGCGAACGCCCGCGCCGCGCGCGCATGGCTGATCCACCATGCGGGGTCGGCGGAGGCGGTCGCGCGCCACTTCGTGGCGGTATCGACCAGTGCCGCCGCGGTCGCGGCCTTCGGCATCGATCCCGCCAACATGTTCGGCTTCTGGGACTGGGTCGGCGGACGCTTTTCGCTGTGGAGCGCAATCGGCCTGCCCATCATGGTCGCAATCGGACCGGAGCGTTTCGACGCTCTGCTCGCCGGCGCGCATGCGATGGACGAGCACTTCCGCAGCGCACCGCTGGCGGCCAACCTGCCCGTGCTGATGGCGCTGTGCGGTATCTGGAACGTCAACTTCCTCGAGTTGCCGAGCCAACTCATCGCACCCTACCACCAGCGCCTGCACCGTCTCCCGGCCTACCTCCAGCAGCTCGACATGGAGTCCAATGGCAAGTCCGTGCGCCTCGACGGCAGCGCGGTACCCTGCCCCACGAGCCCGATCCTGTGGGGCGAGCAAGGCATCAACGGCCAGCATGCATACTTCCAGCTCCTCCACCAGGGGACGCAGAAAGTCGCCGTGGACTTCATCGGCGTGCTCGAACCCGGGCGAGCGGATGAAGGCCTGCACCGCATCGCCTTCGCCAACCTCGTAGCCCAGGCCGAAGCCCTGATGCGCGGCCGCACGGCTGCCGAAGCCGAAGGCGAGATGCGGGCAGCCGGCCTGCCCGAGGAGCGTATCCGGGAACTGCTTCCCCATCGCGTGTTCGGCGGCAACCGGCCGAGCAACGTGCTGCTGCTCGAGCGCCTCGACCCCCGCACGCTCGGCGCGCTGATCGCCGCCTATGAGCACCGCACCTTCGTGCAGGGCGCGATCTGGGGTGTCAACAGCTTCGACCAATGGGGCGTGGAGCTCGGCAAGCAGCTCGCCGCACGCGTGCTCGACGAGCTCGATCCGGCCACCCCTGCGGTGGCTTCGGAGGCGCACGACGGCAGCACCCGCGGCCTGATCGAACGTTATCGCGCGCAGCTCGCCTGCTGA
- the pgsA gene encoding CDP-diacylglycerol--glycerol-3-phosphate 3-phosphatidyltransferase, with translation MPLNIPNALTWARIVLIPIFVGMFYLPEALMGAQTKNLVATLIFVVAAVTDWFDGYLARALGQTSAFGAFLDPVADKLMVAAALILLVQLSRVDALIAVVIIGREITISALREWMARVGQSASVAVAYVGKLKTAAQMVAIPMLLFNAPIYGVDMRMFGNILIYVAAALTLWSMGYYLHRAMPLLQGKLGQ, from the coding sequence ATGCCGCTCAATATTCCGAATGCGCTGACCTGGGCGCGCATCGTCCTGATCCCGATCTTCGTCGGCATGTTCTACCTGCCTGAGGCGCTGATGGGGGCGCAGACGAAGAACCTCGTCGCCACGCTCATCTTCGTCGTGGCTGCCGTCACCGACTGGTTCGACGGCTACCTTGCGCGCGCGCTCGGCCAGACCTCCGCTTTCGGCGCGTTCCTGGATCCGGTTGCCGACAAGCTGATGGTGGCGGCGGCGCTGATCCTCCTCGTCCAGCTGTCGCGTGTGGACGCGCTGATCGCGGTGGTCATCATCGGGCGCGAGATCACGATCTCCGCGCTCCGTGAATGGATGGCGCGCGTCGGGCAGTCGGCGAGCGTGGCAGTGGCCTACGTCGGCAAGCTCAAGACGGCGGCGCAGATGGTTGCGATCCCGATGCTGCTCTTCAACGCGCCGATCTACGGTGTCGACATGCGCATGTTCGGCAACATCCTGATCTATGTCGCCGCGGCACTGACCCTGTGGTCGATGGGCTATTACCTGCACCGGGCCATGCCCTTGCTGCAGGGAAAGCTCGGGCAATAG
- a CDS encoding sigma-54-dependent Fis family transcriptional regulator, translating to MPPDLRPLPELVSFLETLPEPHILCDRDYRIIAANAAYRASWPDGRNVVGRTCYDVSHHYSVPCDRAGESCPLARSLASGQRERVLHLHHTPRGEEYVNIELSPVRDAKGDIAWFIEKMEPMHVARGVSDHRGLIGRSPAFQRMLEMIARVAPSDASVLLQGESGTGKELLATAVHEASRRAEGPFVVVDCSGLPETLFESEVFGHERGAFTGATARKPGLVEAASGGTLFLDEVGDIPLAMQVKLLRLLETGTYRRVGSTELRRADIRLVSATHRPLKRMIAEGSFRQDLYFRINTFPIAVPPLREREGDLPLLIDSLLERVAPKRRLTLSPAALRLLCAYAFPGNVRELRNVLERASLMCDGDVIGPEHLPEEVLHPEPEATSARGAGPMPAGASVAQSGDALDLDEVQRQAMLRAVRSHRGSRRELARRLGISERTLYRRLKEFGLVERGGEDTAAGEG from the coding sequence ATGCCGCCCGATCTGCGCCCGCTTCCCGAGTTGGTGTCCTTCCTCGAGACCTTGCCCGAGCCGCATATCCTGTGCGACCGCGATTACCGCATCATCGCCGCCAATGCGGCCTATCGCGCGTCATGGCCGGATGGTCGCAACGTCGTGGGGCGTACCTGCTACGACGTCAGCCATCACTACAGTGTCCCCTGCGATCGCGCCGGCGAGTCCTGCCCGCTTGCCCGCAGCCTGGCTTCGGGTCAGCGTGAGCGTGTGCTGCACCTGCACCACACGCCGCGCGGCGAGGAGTACGTGAACATCGAGCTGTCGCCGGTGCGCGACGCGAAGGGCGATATCGCCTGGTTCATCGAGAAGATGGAGCCGATGCACGTTGCCCGCGGCGTGTCGGATCACCGCGGCCTGATCGGTCGCTCGCCCGCCTTCCAGCGCATGCTGGAGATGATCGCGCGCGTGGCGCCCTCCGATGCGAGCGTGTTGCTGCAGGGCGAATCGGGCACCGGCAAGGAATTGCTCGCGACCGCCGTGCATGAGGCGAGCCGTCGCGCGGAAGGACCGTTCGTGGTGGTGGACTGCTCGGGCCTCCCCGAGACTCTGTTCGAAAGCGAGGTCTTCGGTCATGAGCGCGGCGCCTTCACCGGCGCCACCGCGCGCAAGCCCGGCCTCGTCGAGGCGGCCAGTGGCGGCACGCTGTTCCTCGACGAGGTCGGCGATATCCCGCTAGCGATGCAGGTCAAGCTGCTGCGTCTGCTCGAGACCGGCACCTATCGCCGGGTCGGTTCCACCGAGCTGCGCCGCGCGGACATCCGCCTGGTCTCCGCCACCCACCGCCCGCTCAAGCGCATGATCGCCGAGGGCAGCTTCCGTCAGGACCTGTATTTCCGTATCAACACCTTCCCGATCGCGGTGCCGCCCTTGCGCGAGCGCGAGGGCGACCTGCCGCTCCTGATCGATTCCCTGCTCGAGCGCGTGGCGCCCAAGCGCCGCCTGACGCTGTCACCGGCCGCGCTGCGGCTGCTGTGCGCGTATGCGTTCCCGGGCAACGTGCGTGAGCTGCGCAACGTGCTCGAACGCGCGAGCCTGATGTGCGATGGCGACGTGATCGGCCCGGAGCACCTTCCGGAAGAGGTGCTGCATCCCGAGCCCGAGGCGACGAGCGCGAGGGGGGCCGGGCCGATGCCTGCTGGCGCTTCGGTCGCGCAGTCGGGCGATGCGCTCGATCTCGATGAGGTGCAGCGCCAGGCGATGCTGCGCGCGGTGCGCAGCCACCGCGGCAGCCGGCGCGAACTGGCACGTCGCCTCGGGATCAGCGAGCGTACGCTCTACCGGCGGCTCAAGGAGTTCGGACTGGTGGAACGCGGCGGCGAGGATACGGCGGCGGGCGAAGGATAG
- a CDS encoding TonB-dependent receptor translates to MSRLQTSPTPLMLSLALAFGSAAAYADDTALAPVTVSASALALGSDQMSTPVSVIAGDELVRRRAATLGETLAGEPGIAASYFGAGASRPIIRGMDGPRVKLLSDGSEIMDASTISPDHAVAIEPMLSEQIEVLRGPSALAYGGGAIGGVVNVLDKRVPTAVPERGVEGSVELRADSVANGVAGAFEVTAGSGNLAFHAEGLKRDARDYRVGSGWDHGRVGGSYNQTETGSLGVSWVGARGYLGVAYSRQRNEYGLPGHSHEYEACHPHGDHLHCGHHGEEDDHEHEHDEHAATPYVKLDSERWDLRGELLEPFAGFTRARLRASYTDYGHDEIEQDEGIDSVGTRFRSKASDARVELEHAPLGGWRGVLGLQTGRRDFRADGDEAYVSPTVTTRHAAFLIEEYTLADWRFEAGLRHEWQDIDVDSSTQRDRSHRGNSVSLGAVWDFAPQYSLGMTLSRTQRLPTAEELYARGLHMATSTWERGNPELKAETANNVDLTLRKLAGPTTLSVSVFHNRIDDYIHARTLDAYEDFQLIEYAQRDARFTGIEGAIRQQLDATFGLTLFGDYVRARLEAGDGDRDLPRIPAHRVGLRLDAKWNAWRAEAEVYRVGRQDDVAAFELETPGYNMVNVGLSYSGRYKATPWQVYVKGNNLGNQLAYAHTSFIKNVAPLEGRNLVVGMRLGF, encoded by the coding sequence ATGTCCAGGCTTCAAACCTCACCCACCCCGCTCATGCTGAGCCTCGCCCTCGCTTTCGGGTCCGCCGCCGCGTACGCGGACGACACCGCGCTTGCCCCGGTCACCGTCTCGGCCAGCGCGCTGGCGCTCGGCAGCGATCAGATGAGCACCCCGGTCAGCGTGATCGCCGGCGACGAGCTCGTACGCCGTCGTGCCGCCACGCTCGGCGAGACGCTGGCCGGCGAACCCGGCATCGCCGCCAGCTACTTCGGGGCCGGCGCCAGCCGGCCCATCATCCGTGGCATGGACGGGCCGCGCGTCAAGCTGCTGTCGGACGGCAGCGAGATCATGGACGCATCCACGATCAGCCCCGACCATGCCGTGGCGATCGAGCCGATGCTGAGCGAGCAGATCGAGGTGCTGCGCGGCCCGTCCGCGCTCGCCTATGGCGGCGGCGCGATCGGCGGCGTGGTGAACGTGCTCGACAAGCGCGTCCCCACCGCGGTCCCCGAACGCGGGGTCGAAGGCAGCGTGGAACTGCGCGCCGACAGTGTCGCGAATGGCGTCGCCGGCGCGTTCGAAGTCACCGCGGGCAGCGGCAACCTCGCCTTCCACGCCGAAGGGCTCAAGCGCGACGCGCGCGACTACCGTGTCGGCAGCGGCTGGGACCACGGCCGGGTCGGGGGCAGCTACAACCAGACCGAGACCGGCAGCCTCGGCGTGTCGTGGGTGGGCGCGCGCGGCTATCTCGGTGTCGCGTATAGCCGTCAGCGGAACGAGTACGGGCTGCCCGGCCACAGCCATGAATACGAAGCCTGCCACCCGCACGGCGACCACCTGCACTGCGGCCACCACGGCGAGGAAGACGATCACGAGCATGAACACGACGAGCACGCCGCCACCCCGTACGTGAAGCTCGACAGCGAACGTTGGGACCTGCGCGGCGAACTGCTGGAACCCTTCGCCGGCTTCACCCGCGCCCGCCTGCGCGCGTCCTACACCGACTACGGCCACGACGAGATCGAGCAGGACGAAGGGATCGACAGCGTCGGCACCCGCTTCCGCAGCAAGGCCAGCGATGCCCGTGTCGAACTCGAACATGCGCCGCTCGGCGGCTGGCGCGGTGTGCTCGGCCTGCAGACCGGCCGCCGCGACTTCCGCGCGGACGGCGATGAAGCCTACGTATCGCCGACCGTGACGACCCGGCACGCGGCCTTCCTGATCGAGGAGTACACACTGGCCGACTGGCGCTTCGAAGCCGGGCTGCGTCACGAATGGCAGGACATCGACGTGGACAGCAGCACCCAGCGCGACCGCAGCCACCGCGGCAACTCGGTGTCGCTCGGCGCGGTGTGGGACTTCGCCCCGCAGTACAGCCTGGGCATGACGCTGTCGCGCACCCAGCGCCTGCCGACGGCCGAGGAACTCTACGCGCGCGGCCTGCACATGGCGACCAGCACCTGGGAACGCGGCAACCCCGAGCTGAAGGCGGAGACGGCCAACAACGTCGACCTGACGCTGCGCAAGCTCGCCGGTCCGACTACCCTCTCCGTCAGCGTGTTCCACAACCGCATCGACGACTACATCCACGCCCGCACGCTCGACGCCTACGAGGACTTCCAGCTCATCGAGTACGCCCAGCGCGACGCCCGCTTCACCGGCATCGAGGGCGCCATCCGCCAGCAGCTCGACGCCACCTTCGGCCTGACGCTCTTCGGCGACTACGTTCGCGCCAGGCTCGAGGCCGGCGACGGCGACCGCGACCTGCCGCGCATCCCGGCTCATCGCGTCGGCCTGCGACTGGATGCCAAGTGGAATGCCTGGCGTGCCGAAGCCGAGGTCTATCGCGTCGGCCGCCAGGACGATGTCGCCGCGTTCGAGCTTGAGACGCCGGGCTACAACATGGTCAATGTCGGCCTGAGCTACAGCGGCCGCTACAAGGCCACGCCCTGGCAGGTCTACGTCAAGGGCAACAACCTCGGCAACCAGCTGGCCTACGCGCACACCTCGTTCATCAAGAACGTCGCCCCGCTCGAAGGTCGTAACCTGGTGGTCGGGATGAGGCTCGGTTTCTGA